The segment TTGAGACCATCAAATACATGGTGGCTGCAGGCATGGGCGTAACGCTGGTGCCGCGCATGTCCGTGCCCGAAGAAGCTCTTGCCCCCACTGAGCGCCGTCGCCGTGTGGATGAGCCGCATATCCGTTACCTGCCCATTCACGAAGATGATGGCATTGCGCCGCCGACTCGCCGTGTGGTGCTGGCTTGGCGCCGCAGCTTTACGCGTTACGAAGCGATTGCCGCGCTGCGCAATGCCGTGTATGCCAGCCCGCTCACAGGTGTGAAGCGTTTGTCTGAATAAATCGATTCGCTGCGACAGACTCTGTCTTGAAGGCCGCTTGATGCGGCCTTTTTCATGCGCGGCACAATAAGCAAAGCCTACCTTTAAGATTTTCGCAATGACAGTCTCCGCACCCACCCCCAGCCCCGCATCTTCCTCAGCGCAGCGCAGCCGCCTGTCGCTGTATCTGGACTTGATTCGCTTTAACCGCCCTGCTGGCTGGCTGGTGCTGGTTTGGCCCACGCTGGTGGCCTTGTGGGTGGCGTCCAACGGCTTTCCGGGCTGGCATCTGCTCATCGTCTTTGTGCTGGGCACGGTGCTGATGCGCAGCGCGGGCTGCACCATCAATGACATTGCCGATCGTGACTTTGACAAGCATGTCAAGCGCACCACACAGCGCCCCATTACCAGCGGGCAGGTTTCGGTCAAAGAGGCGGCCATGGTCGGCCTGGTGCTCACGCTGATCTCGTTTGGTTTGGTGTTGTCCACGCGTTGGCAGGCCGTGGCGTGGTCGGTTCCTGCCGTTTTGTTCACCATCCTCTACCCCTTCACCAAGCGCTTTTTTGCCATGCCGCAGGCCTTCTTGGGCATTGCGTTCAACTTTGGCATCGTGATTGCCTTTGCCGCGGTGACGGGGGAAGTGAACGCCACCGCCTGGACGCTGTGGCTGGCCAATATGTTTCTGGTGCTGGCCTATGACACCGAGTACGCCATGGTCGATCGCGACGATGACCTCAAGATCGGCATGAAAACCTCGGCCATCACGCTGGGCCGCTTTGATGTGCTGGGCGTGATGGGATTTTTTGTACTGTGCTGGGGCTTGATTGCGTGGGTGCTAGCGCCTTACCAGCTGGGCTGGCCCTTCTGGCTAGGCATGGGCGTTGCGGCGGCGCAGATTGTTTGGCACTACACGCTGATTCGCCATCGCACGCGTGAAGGCTGCTTTGTGGCCTTCAGCAAGAGCCACTGGATTGGCGCTTCAATTTTCGCGGGCGTGGCTTTGGGCTTTGCTCTGAAGTAGTCCTATTTTGATAGCTACTAGTCAATTATTCATAAGGACTAGAAGGCTAAAAGACTTAAAAAAACCGGCCTAGGCCGGTTTTTTTATTTGCCAAACTCTAGAGCGAGTTCTTGTGCGCGAACCTGCGCTTTGCGCATGGCTTCGATGAAGTGCTCAGGCAGCTTTTGCTCTTGCATATGGGTGATGGCTGCATAGGTGGTGCCGCCCTTGCTGGTCACGCGCTGGCGCAGCACTTCGGCACTTTCGCTGGAGCGAGCGGCCAGCTCAGAGCCGCCTGCAAAAGTGGCAATGGCCAGTTGGTAGCTTTGCTCGGCAGACAAGCCCATGTTCACGCCCGCTTGCGTCATGGCTTCAAGAAACAAAAACACATAGGCCGGGCCGGAGCCGGAGAGGGCGGTTACGGCGTCGAGGTGCTCTTCCTTGTCCACCCACATCAGCTCGCCCGTGCTGCCAATGACGGATTCAATCAGCGCCTTGCCAGCTGCATCCACCTCGGGGCTGGCGAACAGACCCGTCATGCCCTTGCCCACTAGCGCGGGCGTGTTGGGCATGGCGCGCACGATGCGGTTTGATGCAACCCAAGCCGCGATGCTGTTGGTGGTGATGCCGGCGGCCACGCTCAGGTGCAGGGCGCTGCGAGTGTGGGCCGCGACGGGGGCTGCCGCATCCTTGAAGGTTTGGGGCTTGACGGCCCACACCACCAGTTGGGCGTTTTGCAGGGCTGGCGTTGCGGCTGGCAGAGAGTCGATGCCCAGATTCGCTTTGAGCGCCTCGCGTGCAGCTTCAAAAGGCTCAACCACGGTAATGGCGCTGGCGGGAACGCCTTGGCGAATCAGGCCGCCCATGATGGCGCTAGCCATATTGCCGCCGCCAATAAAGGCGATGGGCGGAAAAACGGTGTTGGAGGTTGGGGTCTGGCTCATGGTGATTCGATTCGGTCTGCAGGCAAGCAAGTGTGGAGCAATTGTTGAGCAAAGAAGCAGCCTGATTTCAGGTGCAGACCGGCACTATAAACCTGAGCCGCAACTGCCAAGCTCTTGGCGCAGGGCAATGAACTGCCTCACCTCGTCCGGATTGAAGTGTCTGACGCTGATCCGTAGCGCCACTTGGCTGCATGCCAGATCAGCCATCACTAACGAGGTAGTGCAGTCCGCTGCTTGCGCCGTAGTCAAACGATTACAGATCGTCGGAAAACAGCTTGTCGTGTTGTCAGTAACTTTCACCAGACAAGGGCCAAGGCTTGCCCTCAGGACCACGGCAAATAAGGCGTTTTGTATCGGGATTCGTCGTGCAGGCAGGCAAAGAGGCGCATAGCGTCAGCAGCCTTGTTTGCCAAACATGTCGTGGATTGTTGACATTTGTATCTTGTGCTTTGCACAAGCCCTTTCTTAAGATGCCTACGTCTCGTTCTGCGCTGCGTGGGGTGGCATGGACGGCATTCATCAAAATCAGGGGGCAATCATGGCATCCAATGTCAAAAAATGGTCGGCAGAGTTTCTGGGTACTTTTTGGCTCACCTTCGGCGGTTGCGGCAGCGCAGTGCTGGCGGCAGCTTTTCCCGGCGTGGGCATTGGCCTGCTGGGCGTTTCCTTCGCTTTCGGCTTGACGGTGTTGACGGGTGCTTATGCGTTCGGCCCCATTTCTGGTGGTCACTTCAACCCCGCCGTTTCGGTGGGGCTGGCCGTGGCCGGTCGTTTTAAGGTCGCTGAGTTACCTGGCTACATCATTGCTCAGGTGCTGGGTGCGATTGCTGCCGCAGCGACTCTGTACTTCATTGCCACTGGCAAGGCCGGTGCTAATGTGACGGATTTGGCTTCGAACGGCTTTGGTGAGCATTCGCCCGGCAAGTTCAGCATGGGTGCAGCTCTGGTGACGGAAGTGGTGTTGACGGCAGTCTTTTTGCTGGTCATTTTGGGCTCCACCACTAAGAAGGCCGCTGTGGGCTTTGCGGGCATGAGCATCGGCCTGTGCTTGACGCTGATTCACCTGATCTCCATCCCCGTAACCAACACCTCGGTCAACCCGGCTCGTAGCACGGGCCCTGCTTTGTTTGGCCCCGCTATCGCGATGGATCAACTGTGGTTGTTCTGGGTGGCCCCTATTGTCGGAGCCATCATCGGCGCGCTGATCCACAAGGCGCTACTGGGCGATGATGACTAATCAGCGCTAAGTACTGCAAGTGCTTGAATGCAAAAGAGATGCCTAGGCATCTCTTTTTTATGGTGCTTGACGCAACGTTAACTCAGTCAATGCTGATGCCGGATTTTTTCACCACCTGTGCATAACGGTTGACGTCATTGCGAATGATTTGCTCGAATTGCGCGGCACTTCCCCCGGCGACTGTCAGATAGCTTTTGCTCAAGCCTTGCTGCACTTCTGGCAGGGCAAGAACTTCATTCAATGCTTTGTTGAGGCGATCAAGAATGGCCTGTGGTGTTTTGGCTGGGGCTAGTACGCCGTACCAGACTTCCATGTCAAAGCCCGCGACGCCTTGTGCTGCACCAGTCGGAATACTGGATGCATAGCTGACTCGTTCGGGCGCCGCAACAGCCAGTGGTTTCAGGCGCTTGCTTTGCAGATGTCCTTGGATGTTGGAGTAAGAAATGAATAGCAAATCAACTTGCCCGCCCAAGACATTTGGCACCGAATCAGCGCAGCCTTTGAACGGGATATGGTTGATGTGGGCGCCTGTTGTCTGCTTGAAGTACTCGGCAGATAGATGCAGTGCCGAGCCCGTGTCACAAGCCGCAAAGCTGATGGTGCCGGGCTGTTTTTTTGCGAGGCTGACAACTTCTTGCAGGGTTGAGGCCGGGAAATCTGCGCGAGCAGCGACAAAGACGGGCGCTTTTGCAATCTGAATAACGGGCGCAAAGCTCGCGAATGTGTCAAACGGCAGGTTACGCATCAGGCTATGGTTGATCGTAAAGCTGTTGGGTACAAAGGCGAGGGTGTAGCCATCGGGTGTCGAACTCGCCAATTGGCGCAGGCCGATATTTCCTCCGGCACCAGGCTTGTTCTCCACAATAACAGCCTGACCCAGGCGACTTTTGAGCTGATTGGCAACGAGGCGGGCAGCCGTATCCACACCGCCCCCGGCAGTCACGGGAACAATGAACTTGATCTGCTTATCGGGGAAGGCTGGCGCAGGGTCTTGGGCGTACGCGGGGAGGCTGGCGGTCAATAAAGCCGCCACCATGGAAAACACTGCTTGCATCAATCGCTCTCTTTTTTCTCGATACGAAATGCTAAAAAGAGCGAGGTACAGAGCCGCTGCTTGTTTTCCCTGTGTTGGTGGCGTTTCCTTGAAACGTTGATATGCAAAAAACGGATGCAAGCCTGAGCGCGAGAAGGCTCAGGCAGGTTTCGTTTCTTGGATGAGTAGGATTGCTCTAGGCCTTCATAGCGCCGTAGTTTGGCGCACCGCCTGCTCCCAGCGCTGCATCAAGGTGTTGGCGCGGTCTTTGCTCAGCGTGGGCATGAAGCGGCGATCTGCCCTCCATAGCGAAGACAGCTCTTCGGTGCTTTGATAGACGCCGCTAGACAGCCCCGCCAGATAGGCGGCGCCCAAGGCCGTGGTCTCCACGCAGGCGGGGCGTACCACGGGAATGCCCAGCAGGTCAGCTTGGAACTGCATCAGCAAATTGTTCACGCTGGCGCCGCCATCCACACGTAGTTCGCTCACGGCGCGGCCGCCGTTGGCTACGGCGTCGCGGCTCATGGCTTGTAGCAGGGCGGCGCTTTGATAGGCGATGGATTCCAGCGCGGCGCGGGCAATGTGGGCTACGGTAGTGCCGCGTGTCAGGCCGGTAATAGTGCCGCGTGCGTCGGGTTGCCAATATGGGGCGCCTAGCCCGGTGAAGGCAGGCACCATCATCACACCGCCGCTGTCGGGCACGCTTTCGGCCAGTTGCTGCACTTGGCCGCTGTGCTCAATGGCTTGCAGGCCATCGCGCAGCCACTGCACTACGGCACCGCCGACGAAGACGCTGCCTTCCAGCGCAAACTGGGGGGTGCTGCTGGTTTGGGCGGCGCTGGTGGTCAGCAGGCCATTGGCCGAGGTTTGGAAGTTGCCGCCAGTGTGCATGAGCATGAAGCAGCCCGTGCCATAGGTGTTCTTGGCCATGCCAGCGGAAAAGCATGCCTGGCCGAAGAGGGCAGATTGCTGGTCACCGGCCACGCCGCCGATGTTGATGCTGCCGCCCAGCACATCATCAGCGGTCTGGCCAAAGTCGGCGGCTGATGCAAGCACCTCGGGCATCAGGCTGGCAGGAATGTCCAGCAGGGCCAGCAAGTCAGCATCCCACTGATTGCTGTGTACGTTGAACAGCATGGTGCGGCTGGCGTTGCTCACATCCGTCACATGGCGCTTGCCGCCTGTGAGTTGCCAAATCAACCAGCAGTCCACCGTGCCAAAGGCCAGCTCGCCCGCTTGTGCGGCGGCGCGTGCGCCGGGCACGTTGTCCAGCAGCCATTTGAGTTTGGTGCCCGAGAAGTAGGCATCAATGCGCAGGCCGGTCTTTTGCAAAATGCTATCGCTGTGGCCGGCTTCGCGTAGTTCTACGCAGGTGGGCTCGGCGCGGCGGTCTTGCCAGACGATGGCGTGGTGAATCGGCGCGCCGGTCTTGCGGTTCCAGACGATGGTGGTCTCGCGCTGGTTGGTGATGCCTATGCTGCGAATATCGCTGGCTTTTAGACCTGCTTTAGCCAGCGCCTCTTTGGCTGTGGCTTGCTGGCTGCGCCAGATTTCGCGTGGATCATGCTCCACCCAACCGGGCTGGGGGTAGATTTGCGGCAGCTCTTGC is part of the Comamonas sp. Y33R10-2 genome and harbors:
- a CDS encoding tripartite tricarboxylate transporter substrate binding protein; the encoded protein is MQAVFSMVAALLTASLPAYAQDPAPAFPDKQIKFIVPVTAGGGVDTAARLVANQLKSRLGQAVIVENKPGAGGNIGLRQLASSTPDGYTLAFVPNSFTINHSLMRNLPFDTFASFAPVIQIAKAPVFVAARADFPASTLQEVVSLAKKQPGTISFAACDTGSALHLSAEYFKQTTGAHINHIPFKGCADSVPNVLGGQVDLLFISYSNIQGHLQSKRLKPLAVAAPERVSYASSIPTGAAQGVAGFDMEVWYGVLAPAKTPQAILDRLNKALNEVLALPEVQQGLSKSYLTVAGGSAAQFEQIIRNDVNRYAQVVKKSGISID
- the glpK gene encoding glycerol kinase GlpK gives rise to the protein MTTYLLALDQGTSSSRSIVFDTQGRIVASAQQELPQIYPQPGWVEHDPREIWRSQQATAKEALAKAGLKASDIRSIGITNQRETTIVWNRKTGAPIHHAIVWQDRRAEPTCVELREAGHSDSILQKTGLRIDAYFSGTKLKWLLDNVPGARAAAQAGELAFGTVDCWLIWQLTGGKRHVTDVSNASRTMLFNVHSNQWDADLLALLDIPASLMPEVLASAADFGQTADDVLGGSINIGGVAGDQQSALFGQACFSAGMAKNTYGTGCFMLMHTGGNFQTSANGLLTTSAAQTSSTPQFALEGSVFVGGAVVQWLRDGLQAIEHSGQVQQLAESVPDSGGVMMVPAFTGLGAPYWQPDARGTITGLTRGTTVAHIARAALESIAYQSAALLQAMSRDAVANGGRAVSELRVDGGASVNNLLMQFQADLLGIPVVRPACVETTALGAAYLAGLSSGVYQSTEELSSLWRADRRFMPTLSKDRANTLMQRWEQAVRQTTAL
- the aqpZ gene encoding aquaporin Z; this translates as MASNVKKWSAEFLGTFWLTFGGCGSAVLAAAFPGVGIGLLGVSFAFGLTVLTGAYAFGPISGGHFNPAVSVGLAVAGRFKVAELPGYIIAQVLGAIAAAATLYFIATGKAGANVTDLASNGFGEHSPGKFSMGAALVTEVVLTAVFLLVILGSTTKKAAVGFAGMSIGLCLTLIHLISIPVTNTSVNPARSTGPALFGPAIAMDQLWLFWVAPIVGAIIGALIHKALLGDDD
- the ubiA gene encoding 4-hydroxybenzoate octaprenyltransferase; this translates as MTVSAPTPSPASSSAQRSRLSLYLDLIRFNRPAGWLVLVWPTLVALWVASNGFPGWHLLIVFVLGTVLMRSAGCTINDIADRDFDKHVKRTTQRPITSGQVSVKEAAMVGLVLTLISFGLVLSTRWQAVAWSVPAVLFTILYPFTKRFFAMPQAFLGIAFNFGIVIAFAAVTGEVNATAWTLWLANMFLVLAYDTEYAMVDRDDDLKIGMKTSAITLGRFDVLGVMGFFVLCWGLIAWVLAPYQLGWPFWLGMGVAAAQIVWHYTLIRHRTREGCFVAFSKSHWIGASIFAGVALGFALK
- the proC gene encoding pyrroline-5-carboxylate reductase; amino-acid sequence: MSQTPTSNTVFPPIAFIGGGNMASAIMGGLIRQGVPASAITVVEPFEAAREALKANLGIDSLPAATPALQNAQLVVWAVKPQTFKDAAAPVAAHTRSALHLSVAAGITTNSIAAWVASNRIVRAMPNTPALVGKGMTGLFASPEVDAAGKALIESVIGSTGELMWVDKEEHLDAVTALSGSGPAYVFLFLEAMTQAGVNMGLSAEQSYQLAIATFAGGSELAARSSESAEVLRQRVTSKGGTTYAAITHMQEQKLPEHFIEAMRKAQVRAQELALEFGK